A region from the Citrobacter telavivensis genome encodes:
- the miaE gene encoding tRNA isopentenyl-2-thiomethyl-A-37 hydroxylase MiaE: MDYPQILSPVRQFLHCPTPQAWIDQARDPQNLPLLLTDHLICELKAAQTAMLLVRKYVADKPGADALLAWLQPYEAFAFREGPEPDFVALHKQIGKSVMPETDDPWGRQLIDSMVLLIKEELHHFWQVREAMQARNIPYVKITASRYAKGMLKAVRTHEPLTLIDKLICGAYIEARSCERFAALAPFLDDDLQKFYLSLLRSEARHFQDYLALAQQVSQEDISPRVRHFGEVEAVLIASPDNEFRFHSGVPVAS; the protein is encoded by the coding sequence ATGGACTATCCGCAAATTCTCTCCCCGGTACGCCAGTTTCTACACTGTCCTACCCCGCAGGCCTGGATTGACCAGGCGCGCGATCCGCAAAACCTTCCTCTGCTGCTCACCGATCATTTGATTTGCGAACTTAAGGCGGCGCAAACGGCGATGCTGCTGGTGCGTAAGTACGTGGCGGATAAACCGGGTGCGGATGCGCTGCTCGCCTGGCTGCAGCCGTATGAAGCCTTTGCCTTCCGCGAAGGGCCGGAACCGGACTTTGTCGCGCTCCATAAACAGATTGGTAAAAGCGTGATGCCAGAAACGGACGATCCGTGGGGCCGCCAGCTTATCGACAGCATGGTGCTGTTGATAAAAGAAGAACTGCACCACTTCTGGCAGGTGCGCGAAGCGATGCAGGCCAGAAATATTCCTTACGTGAAGATCACCGCCAGTCGCTACGCAAAAGGGATGCTGAAAGCGGTGCGCACGCATGAACCGCTGACGCTGATTGATAAGCTGATTTGTGGGGCTTACATCGAAGCACGCTCCTGCGAACGCTTTGCCGCGCTGGCCCCGTTTCTCGATGACGACCTGCAAAAGTTCTACCTGTCGCTACTGCGCTCCGAAGCGCGCCACTTTCAGGACTACCTGGCGCTGGCGCAACAGGTGTCGCAGGAGGATATTTCTCCCCGCGTCCGTCATTTTGGTGAAGTGGAAGCCGT
- a CDS encoding molybdopterin guanine dinucleotide-containing S/N-oxide reductase translates to MNLTRRNFIKYAGGSAGAMMITSAIPMPTWAAGAPGNAILTAGRWGAMYIEVKDGKIVSSRGALAKTIPNDLQTTAPDQAHTPCRIQSPMVRKGFLNAPGKPDGNRGKDEFVKVSWEDALKLIHEQHARIRAEHGPSSVFAGSYGWRSSGVLHKAQTLLQRYMSMAGGYTGHTGDYSTGAAQVIMPHVVGSVEVYEQQTAWPLLLEHSQVVVLWGLNPLNTLKIAWTSTDEQGLEYFNKLKASGKTVIAIDPQRSETIDFFGDKAQWIAPNMGTDVALMLGIASVLVEKGLHDKAFLDKYTTGYGEFEAYLTGKSDNTPKNPAWAEKICGVPAKQMEILAEIFAKNKTMLMAGWGIQRQQYGEQRHWMLVTLAAMLGQIGTEGGGFGFSYHYSNGGNPTRSGGVLSAISATIAGGSSAGNDWATSDAVEAFPVARIVEALENPGGKYQHNGKEQTFPDLRMIWWAGGGNFTHHQDTNRLVKAWQKPELVVISECYWTAAAKHADIVLPITTSFERNDLTMTGDYSNQHLVPMKQAIPPQFEARNDFDVFADMAELLKPGGKAAYTEGKSEMDWLREFYDVAQKGARQQRVNMPQFTAFWDANKLIEMRKNPKEEAFVRYADFRKDPVMNPLGTPSGKIEIYSKTIEGFNYKDCPAHPTWLEPDEWAGNAKEGELQLLTAHPAHRLHSQLNYASLRKQYAVANREPFYIHPEDAKKRGIADGDLVRVWNARGQVLTGAKVTDGIKQGVVCIHEGAWPDLDYAGTGICKNGGANVLTKDIPTSRLANGCAGNTALVMAEKYTGPELELTAFTPPMGA, encoded by the coding sequence ATGAATCTTACACGACGTAACTTTATAAAGTATGCCGGCGGTTCCGCTGGCGCAATGATGATTACCTCGGCAATCCCGATGCCGACGTGGGCCGCAGGCGCGCCGGGTAACGCGATCCTGACTGCGGGGCGTTGGGGAGCGATGTACATTGAGGTTAAAGACGGCAAAATTGTTTCGTCTCGTGGCGCGCTGGCGAAAACGATTCCCAACGATCTGCAAACTACCGCACCGGATCAGGCACATACCCCGTGCCGTATTCAATCTCCGATGGTACGTAAAGGCTTTCTGAATGCGCCGGGCAAACCGGACGGCAACCGTGGTAAAGACGAGTTCGTCAAAGTGTCATGGGAAGACGCCCTGAAGCTCATTCACGAACAGCACGCCCGTATCCGTGCCGAGCATGGCCCTTCTTCCGTATTTGCGGGGTCTTATGGCTGGCGCTCCAGTGGCGTACTGCACAAAGCGCAGACGCTGCTTCAGCGTTACATGAGCATGGCGGGCGGCTACACCGGACATACCGGCGACTACTCTACTGGCGCGGCACAGGTGATCATGCCGCACGTAGTCGGTTCGGTAGAAGTTTACGAGCAGCAGACGGCATGGCCGCTGCTCCTTGAACATAGCCAGGTGGTGGTCCTGTGGGGCCTTAACCCACTGAACACCCTGAAAATTGCCTGGACCAGTACTGATGAGCAAGGCCTCGAGTACTTCAATAAACTGAAAGCCTCCGGCAAAACCGTTATCGCCATCGATCCGCAACGCTCAGAAACCATCGATTTCTTCGGTGATAAAGCGCAGTGGATTGCGCCGAATATGGGTACCGACGTGGCGCTGATGTTGGGTATTGCGTCCGTGCTGGTAGAAAAAGGCCTGCATGACAAAGCCTTCCTCGATAAATACACCACCGGCTATGGCGAATTCGAAGCTTATCTGACGGGTAAAAGCGACAACACGCCGAAAAATCCGGCCTGGGCCGAGAAGATTTGCGGCGTTCCGGCGAAGCAAATGGAAATTCTGGCGGAAATCTTTGCCAAGAATAAAACCATGCTGATGGCGGGCTGGGGCATTCAGCGTCAGCAGTATGGCGAACAGCGCCACTGGATGCTGGTCACCCTGGCGGCGATGCTCGGCCAGATTGGTACCGAGGGTGGCGGTTTTGGTTTCTCTTACCATTACTCTAACGGCGGCAACCCAACCCGTAGCGGCGGGGTGCTGTCGGCGATTTCAGCGACAATCGCAGGCGGCTCGTCTGCTGGCAACGACTGGGCAACTTCCGATGCGGTTGAAGCGTTCCCGGTTGCGCGTATTGTTGAGGCCCTGGAAAACCCCGGTGGCAAATATCAGCATAATGGTAAAGAACAAACCTTCCCCGATCTGCGCATGATCTGGTGGGCCGGCGGTGGCAACTTCACTCATCATCAGGACACCAACCGCCTGGTAAAAGCCTGGCAAAAACCGGAACTGGTGGTGATCTCCGAGTGCTACTGGACGGCTGCTGCCAAGCACGCTGATATTGTTCTGCCGATCACCACATCGTTTGAACGTAACGACCTGACCATGACCGGCGACTACAGCAACCAGCATCTGGTGCCGATGAAACAAGCTATCCCACCGCAATTCGAGGCCCGCAACGATTTTGACGTGTTCGCGGATATGGCGGAGTTGCTGAAACCAGGCGGTAAAGCTGCCTATACCGAAGGCAAGAGCGAAATGGACTGGCTGCGCGAGTTCTACGACGTGGCGCAGAAAGGCGCTCGCCAGCAGCGCGTCAATATGCCGCAGTTTACCGCCTTCTGGGACGCGAACAAGCTGATCGAAATGCGTAAGAACCCGAAAGAAGAAGCATTTGTGCGCTATGCCGATTTCCGTAAGGACCCGGTGATGAACCCGCTGGGTACGCCGAGCGGCAAAATCGAGATCTACTCGAAAACCATCGAAGGCTTCAACTATAAGGATTGCCCGGCGCATCCGACCTGGCTGGAACCAGACGAGTGGGCTGGCAACGCTAAAGAGGGTGAACTGCAACTGCTGACCGCGCACCCGGCGCATCGTTTACACAGCCAGCTTAACTATGCGTCGCTGCGTAAACAGTATGCGGTGGCTAACCGTGAGCCGTTCTACATCCATCCGGAAGATGCGAAAAAACGTGGCATTGCCGACGGCGATTTGGTGCGTGTCTGGAACGCGCGCGGCCAGGTGTTGACCGGCGCGAAAGTTACCGACGGCATCAAGCAGGGCGTGGTGTGTATCCATGAAGGCGCATGGCCGGATCTGGATTATGCTGGCACCGGGATCTGTAAAAACGGCGGGGCCAACGTGCTTACCAAAGACATCCCGACCTCGCGTCTGGCGAATGGCTGTGCTGGCAACACTGCGCTGGTGATGGCGGAGAAATACACTGGACCGGAGCTGGAACTTACCGCGTTTACGCCACCAATGGGCGCGTAA
- a CDS encoding YhcH/YjgK/YiaL family protein, giving the protein MIVGNIHHLQSWLPEELRQAIEHIKANVTETTEKGKHEIDGSRLFYLISEDMTEPFEKRRAEYHARYLDIQIVLKGQEGMTFSVLPAGKPDTDWLADKDIAFLAEGEQEKTLILNEGDFVVFYPQEVHKPLCAVGAPAPVRKAVVKLLMA; this is encoded by the coding sequence ATGATCGTTGGTAACATTCACCATCTGCAATCCTGGCTTCCTGAAGAACTTCGCCAGGCGATTGAGCACATCAAGGCAAACGTCACCGAAACGACGGAGAAGGGGAAACATGAGATCGACGGCAGCCGTCTGTTCTATCTGATTTCTGAAGATATGACCGAGCCGTTCGAGAAGCGTCGGGCGGAGTATCACGCGCGCTATCTGGATATTCAGATCGTGCTGAAAGGGCAGGAAGGGATGACCTTCAGCGTTCTGCCTGCCGGTAAGCCGGATACCGACTGGCTGGCTGATAAAGACATCGCGTTTTTAGCGGAAGGTGAGCAAGAGAAAACGCTGATCCTGAATGAAGGCGACTTTGTCGTCTTTTATCCGCAAGAAGTGCACAAACCGCTGTGTGCCGTCGGCGCACCCGCGCCGGTGCGTAAAGCGGTGGTTAAACTGCTGATGGCCTGA
- the rraB gene encoding ribonuclease E inhibitor RraB encodes MANPEQLEEQREETRLIIEELLDDGSDPDALYTIEHHLSADDFETLEKAAVEAFKLGYEVTEPEELEVEEGDTVICCDILSECALKADLIDAQVEQLMNLAEKYDVEYDGWGTYFEDPNGEEGEEGDDEDYVDEDDDGVRH; translated from the coding sequence ATGGCAAACCCGGAACAACTGGAAGAGCAGCGTGAAGAAACGCGCCTGATTATTGAAGAATTACTGGATGATGGCAGCGACCCGGACGCGCTGTATACCATCGAGCACCATCTTTCCGCAGACGATTTCGAAACCCTGGAAAAAGCCGCGGTTGAAGCGTTTAAACTTGGCTACGAAGTGACCGAGCCGGAAGAGCTGGAAGTGGAAGAAGGCGACACCGTCATTTGCTGCGATATCCTCAGTGAATGTGCGCTGAAAGCCGATCTTATCGACGCGCAGGTTGAGCAACTGATGAACCTGGCAGAGAAATATGACGTTGAATACGACGGCTGGGGCACCTACTTTGAAGATCCGAACGGTGAAGAAGGTGAAGAGGGCGACGACGAAGACTACGTCGACGAAGATGACGACGGCGTGCGTCACTAA
- a CDS encoding cytochrome C — MNKKWKWIAGLVFVGIILGGTLALSSMWMMHKTSDTSFCLSCHTMQAPYEEYQGSAHFMNQKGIRAECQDCHIPQSGMDYLITKVRASKDIWHEFVTGKIDTPEKYEAHRLEMAETVWDQMKANDSATCRSCHQFDAMDLQKQSADAQKMHALGIKEKQTCIDCHKGIAHFPPEITIDSKAHDALIESARQTPVDAKEVYPVAPTSLGNLGTVYPATKLNVVGQSGDAREVEIIGSQMQGAEQVIYFAAGQRLVLATLTDEGQKALKISSDWEKDPYGNAWRTVSLRAPLAEPALGKPDAIWDYAKTLDKTYCSGCHAPISSEHYTLNAWPSVAKGMGARTDISAEDLDILTRWFQYHAKDFTSKE; from the coding sequence ATGAATAAAAAATGGAAGTGGATAGCAGGTCTTGTTTTCGTGGGCATTATCCTGGGGGGAACTCTCGCGCTGTCATCCATGTGGATGATGCATAAAACGTCTGACACCTCGTTTTGTCTCTCCTGTCACACCATGCAAGCACCCTATGAAGAGTACCAGGGGTCTGCGCACTTTATGAATCAAAAAGGTATCCGCGCTGAGTGCCAGGATTGCCATATTCCGCAATCGGGTATGGATTACCTGATCACGAAAGTTCGGGCCAGCAAGGATATCTGGCATGAGTTTGTCACCGGCAAAATTGATACGCCGGAAAAATATGAGGCGCACCGCCTTGAGATGGCGGAGACCGTCTGGGATCAAATGAAAGCCAACGATTCGGCGACCTGCCGCTCGTGTCACCAGTTTGACGCCATGGATCTGCAAAAGCAGAGCGCCGACGCGCAGAAAATGCATGCGCTGGGCATCAAAGAAAAACAAACCTGTATTGATTGCCATAAAGGTATCGCGCACTTCCCACCTGAAATCACAATTGACTCCAAAGCCCATGATGCACTGATAGAAAGCGCACGCCAGACGCCGGTTGATGCAAAAGAAGTGTACCCCGTCGCGCCTACCTCACTGGGCAATCTGGGCACGGTTTACCCGGCCACCAAACTGAACGTGGTGGGTCAGTCTGGCGATGCGCGTGAAGTGGAGATAATCGGTAGCCAAATGCAGGGAGCCGAGCAGGTGATTTACTTTGCGGCGGGCCAGCGTTTAGTCCTTGCCACGCTTACCGATGAAGGACAAAAAGCACTCAAAATCTCCAGTGACTGGGAAAAAGATCCTTACGGAAACGCGTGGCGCACGGTTTCTCTACGCGCGCCACTGGCTGAACCCGCACTGGGTAAACCCGACGCTATCTGGGACTACGCCAAAACACTCGACAAAACGTATTGCTCCGGATGCCATGCGCCGATTTCTTCTGAACATTACACCTTAAATGCCTGGCCTTCCGTAGCAAAAGGGATGGGCGCGAGAACGGACATCAGCGCTGAGGATTTAGACATCCTTACTCGCTGGTTCCAGTATCACGCCAAAGATTTTACCTCTAAGGAATAA
- the argF gene encoding ornithine carbamoyltransferase, with protein MSGFYQKHFLKLLDFTSAELNALIQLAAKLKADKKNGKEEQKLTGKNIALIFEKDSTRTRCSFEVAAYDQGARVTYLGSSGSQIGHKESIKDTARVLGRMYDGIQYRGYGQEVVETLADYAGVPVWNGLTNEFHPTQLLADLLTMQEHLPGTAFNDMTLVYAGDARNNMGNSMLEAAALTGLDLRLVAPKTCWPEASLVAECSAMAKKNGGNITLTEDIAAGVKGADFIYTDVWVSMGEPKEKWAERIAMLRDYQVNSQMMTLSGNPQVKFLHCLPAFHDDQTTLGKKMAEEFGLHGGMEVTDEVFESPASIVFDQAENRMHTIKAVMVATLAQ; from the coding sequence ATGTCAGGTTTTTATCAGAAGCATTTTTTAAAGTTACTCGATTTCACCTCTGCTGAACTCAACGCACTTATCCAACTTGCCGCAAAACTGAAAGCCGATAAGAAAAATGGCAAAGAAGAACAAAAACTTACAGGCAAAAACATCGCGCTCATCTTCGAAAAAGACTCGACCCGTACACGATGCTCTTTCGAAGTTGCCGCTTACGACCAGGGCGCTCGCGTCACTTATCTCGGTTCCAGCGGGAGCCAGATTGGGCATAAAGAGTCAATTAAGGACACCGCACGCGTGCTGGGCAGGATGTATGACGGCATTCAGTATCGCGGTTACGGTCAGGAAGTGGTCGAAACGCTGGCCGACTATGCCGGTGTACCGGTATGGAACGGGTTGACCAATGAGTTCCATCCCACCCAGTTGCTGGCCGACCTGCTGACAATGCAGGAACATTTACCGGGCACAGCGTTCAACGACATGACGCTGGTTTACGCCGGTGATGCGCGCAATAACATGGGTAACTCAATGCTGGAAGCCGCCGCACTCACCGGGCTTGATCTGCGTCTGGTGGCGCCAAAAACCTGCTGGCCAGAAGCATCGCTGGTCGCAGAATGCAGCGCAATGGCGAAGAAAAATGGCGGCAACATTACGCTCACCGAAGATATCGCGGCAGGAGTGAAAGGTGCGGACTTTATCTACACCGACGTCTGGGTGTCGATGGGCGAACCAAAAGAGAAGTGGGCGGAGCGTATCGCCATGCTGCGTGACTATCAGGTCAACAGCCAGATGATGACGCTTTCCGGGAATCCGCAGGTGAAGTTCCTGCACTGCCTGCCCGCGTTTCATGACGACCAGACCACGCTCGGTAAAAAAATGGCGGAGGAATTTGGTCTGCATGGCGGGATGGAAGTCACCGATGAGGTATTTGAATCCCCGGCCAGTATTGTGTTCGACCAGGCCGAAAACCGGATGCATACCATTAAAGCCGTGATGGTGGCAACGCTGGCACAATAA